In a single window of the Verrucomicrobiota bacterium genome:
- a CDS encoding tetratricopeptide repeat protein, whose protein sequence is MRRSTGSLTSVVISIVLLLLPISGLAQFEREESVLEKIKRGLFAYRIADYPEAEKILEEVIEAFAGQEALAELGLTKEAKENCLFCIALSEVYQIKYEEALKTIESLEALNPTDVDMSVILFWKAMSQFQLANGEVAYNSFGQLLLKYPKSQHRNLSRLFMALSLLEIQEYEKLYKYLETPLGNLATPHDDERVLFQLLSLIQLERYEEAATLVSSYNLEERKPTMVTAMNLLTLELGNYYFESQDYVKALQILQRVWIKNRILYHQQKNVATLLEELDQIKLLKNPPLEEKIRVERELHLVKSEIEKLKQLEDYDTALNYRIAICFEQLKNYRASYMVLKRIVNKLPDSELLIESNFRMLNMLMYMGRWDDGIKAADAFAKRFPSSELLSEVIFMKAESQFELYDYRSAADTYYKLATEFASAPNAEEAHFKSAYNLLMAEYFKDALKRFEIHRQIFSAAKSSFKEDVDYWSAMTEYYMKEYDSARENFSIYQVNYPKGKYFEDTVYRQAHSLYLKKQFLEAYKELEAYFRKYPSGTPNTDEARNLMGDCLFALGDVENGIKAFQRTSIKEGRYYDYARFRIALAYKRLDQFKDMELAHKSFLEKRPDSPRVSEALKELAWIYRKNGDLQRAENVYWDAVFQYGNNPEALGVEDMFTTLSKFARKHNKLELYQAKLEGLAEEALEMGKKSYYARLLRAQAELNKRSNPAKYLAILNSIPEYVKPIEMSAIVLIEVADALRTSNRLEEAYQHYKTVLFWYPRSTLKKNSYIALGILAKKQGDLKEALRRFRQFERSSFGVHPLMAEMLRYRADLYQQQGHNEKAIQDLENILTLKQARGKSWVEALYKIGMIYKAKREYRKSIPYFQRIYILYGRWADYVAKAYWESSLAFEKLNLKQEASNTLNEMLGQDNLRQTQEYALAKQKIVLLPAADIVDASGGVR, encoded by the coding sequence GTGAGAAGAAGCACAGGATCTCTTACTAGCGTAGTCATATCTATAGTTTTACTATTGTTGCCGATCAGTGGTTTAGCTCAGTTTGAGCGCGAGGAGAGTGTTCTCGAAAAAATCAAAAGAGGATTGTTTGCTTACAGGATTGCAGACTATCCGGAGGCGGAGAAAATACTCGAAGAGGTAATTGAAGCTTTTGCAGGCCAAGAGGCACTAGCTGAATTGGGCTTAACAAAAGAAGCAAAAGAAAATTGCCTATTTTGTATTGCGCTAAGTGAAGTCTACCAAATCAAGTATGAGGAAGCGCTTAAGACTATCGAAAGTCTGGAAGCTCTTAATCCTACAGATGTCGATATGTCTGTGATCCTATTCTGGAAAGCGATGTCTCAATTTCAATTAGCAAATGGGGAAGTGGCATATAACTCATTTGGGCAACTATTACTAAAATATCCAAAGTCACAGCATCGCAATCTATCTCGGTTGTTTATGGCCCTTTCTTTATTAGAGATACAGGAATATGAAAAGTTATACAAATATCTAGAGACTCCTTTAGGAAATTTAGCTACACCCCATGATGATGAAAGAGTGCTGTTTCAGTTGCTCTCTCTCATTCAATTAGAAAGGTATGAAGAGGCAGCTACTCTAGTTAGCTCATATAATTTAGAGGAGAGGAAGCCTACCATGGTGACAGCCATGAATCTTTTAACTCTGGAGCTAGGCAATTATTACTTTGAAAGTCAGGATTACGTTAAAGCACTACAAATACTTCAAAGAGTGTGGATTAAAAACAGGATACTCTATCACCAACAGAAGAATGTAGCAACATTGCTCGAGGAGTTAGATCAAATAAAATTACTGAAGAATCCGCCGCTAGAGGAAAAAATACGTGTAGAGCGTGAACTACATCTAGTAAAATCAGAGATTGAGAAGCTCAAGCAGCTTGAAGATTATGATACTGCCTTGAACTACCGAATCGCGATTTGCTTTGAACAGTTAAAAAATTATCGTGCGTCTTATATGGTCCTCAAGAGGATAGTAAACAAGCTGCCAGATAGCGAACTATTGATAGAATCTAACTTTCGGATGCTCAACATGCTTATGTACATGGGACGATGGGACGATGGTATAAAAGCAGCCGATGCCTTTGCCAAGCGATTCCCCAGTAGCGAATTACTAAGTGAGGTTATCTTCATGAAGGCTGAATCTCAATTTGAATTATATGACTATAGATCTGCAGCGGATACTTACTATAAATTGGCTACTGAGTTCGCTAGTGCTCCCAACGCTGAGGAAGCTCATTTTAAATCAGCATACAATTTGTTGATGGCTGAATACTTTAAGGATGCTTTAAAGCGTTTTGAAATTCATAGGCAAATATTCAGTGCTGCTAAAAGCAGTTTTAAAGAGGATGTCGATTATTGGTCAGCCATGACAGAATATTATATGAAAGAGTACGATAGTGCTCGAGAGAACTTCAGTATATATCAAGTGAATTATCCTAAGGGTAAATATTTTGAGGATACGGTTTATAGACAAGCCCATAGCCTTTATTTGAAAAAGCAATTTTTGGAAGCTTACAAAGAGTTAGAGGCTTACTTTAGAAAATATCCCTCTGGCACTCCAAATACTGATGAAGCGCGCAATCTCATGGGAGATTGCTTATTTGCTCTTGGCGATGTTGAAAATGGTATTAAGGCATTTCAGCGAACGTCAATCAAAGAGGGCAGATACTATGATTATGCTCGCTTTCGTATAGCACTAGCTTACAAAAGGCTGGATCAGTTTAAGGATATGGAGCTAGCGCATAAGAGCTTCTTAGAAAAGCGTCCGGACAGCCCAAGAGTCTCTGAAGCTCTCAAGGAGCTGGCATGGATTTATCGTAAGAATGGAGACTTGCAAAGAGCAGAAAATGTTTACTGGGATGCAGTGTTTCAATATGGAAATAATCCCGAGGCACTTGGTGTAGAAGACATGTTCACTACTTTAAGCAAGTTTGCAAGAAAGCATAATAAGCTTGAGCTTTATCAGGCGAAGCTCGAAGGGCTTGCTGAGGAAGCTCTCGAAATGGGGAAGAAGTCATATTACGCAAGATTGCTTAGGGCACAGGCTGAGCTCAACAAAAGAAGCAATCCCGCTAAATACTTAGCTATCTTAAATTCTATTCCCGAGTATGTTAAGCCAATTGAAATGAGTGCGATAGTCCTTATAGAAGTTGCAGATGCCCTGCGGACCAGCAATAGATTGGAAGAAGCGTATCAGCACTATAAGACAGTTCTTTTTTGGTATCCGCGATCAACATTAAAGAAGAATTCGTATATTGCTCTGGGGATTCTTGCGAAAAAGCAAGGTGATTTAAAAGAAGCTCTGAGGCGTTTCCGTCAATTTGAGAGATCTAGCTTTGGGGTACATCCTTTAATGGCTGAGATGCTCAGATATAGAGCAGATCTATATCAACAGCAAGGCCACAACGAAAAAGCAATTCAAGATTTGGAAAATATACTTACCCTGAAACAAGCCAGAGGCAAGTCATGGGTAGAGGCTTTGTATAAAATAGGTATGATCTATAAAGCAAAAAGAGAGTACCGCAAAAGCATCCCCTATTTTCAAAGAATATACATTTTATACGGACGATGGGCGGATTATGTAGCAAAAGCCTACTGGGAAAGTAGTCTAGCATTTGAAAAGTTAAATCTTAAGCAGGAAGCATCCAATACACTAAATGAGATGCTAGGACAGGATAATTTAAGACAGACTCAAGAATATGCTCTGGCAAAACAAAAAATAGTATTACTCCCAGCAGCAGATATTGTAGATGCAAGTGGAGGCGTTAGATGA
- a CDS encoding MotA/TolQ/ExbB proton channel family protein, giving the protein MKYYLLLLAIATVLSTGYSVAQDQVKSNQTTEQETSDGGKDLSLFDLYSQGGAVMHFIALCSAGTIAVSVFCALQINKARIAPSSLVNHLNQMVSQHQIDDAYQLCKSAPNPYANTAAAVLAKADPSVPKFNKPSMETAAVEVIDFEETKLGLWINYLNVFATIAPMLGLLGTVMGMIEAFNELAAGRSEPDDLAGGIGQAMVTTAGGLIVGIPAMFCYFFFRNMLQSSISQLQKSITIMIDILTGEIDASGKVAPSGSFPQLGGMPSSYRHPQYTQPQVAPPPGNTYQ; this is encoded by the coding sequence ATGAAATATTACTTATTACTACTGGCTATAGCTACGGTGCTATCTACAGGATACTCGGTCGCACAGGATCAAGTTAAATCCAATCAGACTACGGAGCAAGAAACTTCGGATGGGGGTAAAGATCTTTCTCTTTTTGATCTCTATAGTCAAGGCGGTGCAGTAATGCATTTTATTGCTTTATGCTCGGCTGGAACGATCGCGGTAAGTGTTTTTTGTGCATTGCAAATTAATAAGGCGAGAATAGCACCAAGCTCATTAGTCAATCATCTGAACCAAATGGTATCTCAACACCAAATAGATGATGCCTATCAGTTATGTAAATCTGCTCCTAATCCATATGCTAATACAGCAGCAGCTGTTTTGGCTAAAGCAGATCCTAGTGTTCCGAAATTTAATAAGCCTTCAATGGAAACTGCTGCTGTTGAAGTTATTGATTTTGAAGAAACAAAATTAGGTTTATGGATCAATTACCTCAATGTATTTGCTACCATAGCCCCTATGCTGGGTTTACTTGGTACGGTTATGGGTATGATTGAAGCATTTAATGAGCTCGCAGCAGGCCGTTCCGAGCCTGATGATCTTGCTGGTGGTATTGGTCAAGCCATGGTGACTACAGCCGGGGGGCTGATTGTGGGTATTCCAGCTATGTTCTGTTATTTCTTTTTCCGTAATATGCTGCAGTCATCCATTTCACAACTTCAAAAATCAATAACCATTATGATTGATATTTTAACAGGTGAGATTGATGCTTCTGGTAAAGTGGCGCCTTCAGGTAGTTTTCCTCAACTAGGTGGCATGCCTAGTAGTTATAGGCACCCACAATATACTCAACCTCAAGTGGCTCCCCCGCCAGGTAATACATATCAATAA